In a genomic window of Streptomyces sp. BHT-5-2:
- the rpsO gene encoding 30S ribosomal protein S15 translates to MSLDAATKKQIMAEFATKEGDTGSPEVQVALLSRRISDLTEHLKTHKHDHHSRRGLLLLVGQRRRLLQYLAKKDITRFRALVERLGIRRGAAGAK, encoded by the coding sequence GTGTCGCTCGACGCCGCCACGAAGAAGCAGATCATGGCCGAGTTCGCCACCAAGGAGGGTGACACCGGCTCCCCCGAGGTCCAGGTCGCGCTGCTCTCCCGCCGCATCTCGGACCTGACCGAGCACCTCAAGACCCACAAGCACGACCACCACTCCCGCCGTGGTCTGCTGCTGCTCGTCGGCCAGCGCCGCCGCCTGCTGCAGTACCTGGCGAAGAAGGACATCACGCGCTTCCGCGCGCTGGTCGAGCGCCTGGGCATCCGCCGCGGCGCGGCGGGCGCCAAGTAA